The Bubalus bubalis isolate 160015118507 breed Murrah chromosome 1, NDDB_SH_1, whole genome shotgun sequence genome includes a region encoding these proteins:
- the MELTF gene encoding melanotransferrin isoform X2, which produces MRGSSVALWLLLTLRLFLTLRTVLGGMEVRWCTISDPEQQKCSDMSKAFQQAGIQPSVLCVQGTSADHCVQLITAQEADAITLDGGAIYQAGKEHGLKPVVGEVYDQEIGTSYYAVAVVKRGSQVTINTLKGMKSCHTGINRTVGWNVPVGYLVESGRLSVMGCDVLRAVSDYFGGSCVPGAGETSYSESLCRLCRGDSTGEGVCDKSPLERYYDYSGAFRCLAEGAGDVAFVKHSTVLENTDGKTLPSWGQALLSQDFELLCQDGTRADVTEWRQCHLARVPAHAVVVRADTDGGLIFRLLNEGQRLFSHEGSSFHMFSSEAYGQKNLLFKDATSELVPIATQTYEAWLGREYLHAMKGLLCDPNRLPHYLRWCVLSTPEIQKCGDMAVAFSRQRLKPEIQCVSAESPQQCMERIQAGQIDAVTLKGEDIYTAGKTYGLVPAAGEHYTREDSSNSYFVVAVVKRNSSYAFTLDELRGKRSCHPGFGSPAGWDIPVGALVQRGFIRPRDCDVLTAVSEFFSASCVPVNNPKNYPSSLCALCVGDEQGRNKCVGSSQERYYGHSGAFRCLVENAGDVAFVKHTTVFDNTNGHSSEPWAAELMSEDYELLCPNGARAEVTQFAACNLAQIPSHAVMVRPDTNIFTVYGLLDKAQDLFGDDHNKNGFKMFDSSSYHGQDLLFKDATVRVVPVGEKTTYRSWLGPDYVVALEGMLSQQCSGTATAASRVSLLLLLLPLTLTASLLQPCL; this is translated from the exons GCCCAGGAGGCTGATGCCATCActctggatggaggagccatTTACCAGGCGGGGAAGGAGCACGGCCTGAAGCCTGTGGTGGGCGAGGTTTACGATCAAG AGATTGGTACCTCCTATTATGCCGTAGCTGTGGTCAAGAGGGGCTCCCAGGTGACCATCAACACCCTGAAAGGCATGAAGTCCTGCCACACGGGCATCAACCGGACGGTGGGCTGGAACGTGCCCGTGGGCTACCTGGTAGAGAGCGGCCGCCTCTCGGTGATGGGCTGTGATGTGCTCAGAG ctgtcagTGACTATTTTGGGGGCAGCTGTGTCCCGGGGGCAGGAGAGACCAGTTACTCAGAGTCCCTCTGTCGCCTCTGCCGGGGCGACTCCACTGGGGAAGGAGTGTGTGACAAGAGCCCCCTGGAGAGATACTACGACTACAGCGGGGCCTTCCG GTGCCTGGCAGAAGGGGCCGGGGACGTGGCCTTTgtgaagcacagcacagtgctggAGAACACAGATG GGAAAACCCTGCCCTCCTGGGGCCAGGCCTTGCTGTCACAGGACTTTGAGCTGCTGTGCCAGGACGGCACCAGGGCTGATGTCACCGAATGGAGGCAATGCCACTTGGCTCGGGTACCAGCTCACGCCGTGGTGGTCCGGGCTGACACAGATGGAGGCCTCATCTTCCGGCTGCTCAACGAAGGCCAG CGTCTGTTCAGCCATGAGGGTAGCAGCTTCCACATGTTCAGCTCTGAGGCCTATGGCCAGAAGAACCTGCTATTCAAAGACGCCACCTCCGAGCTGGTGCCCATCGCCACGCAGACCTATGAGGCATGGCTGGGCCGCGAATACCTGCATGCCATGAAGGGTCTCCTCTGTGACCCCAACC GACTGCCCCATTACCTGCGCTGGTGTGTGCTGTCCACACCCGAGATCCAGAAGTGTGGAGACATGGCTGTGGCCTTCAGCCGGCAGAGGCTCAAGCCAGAGATCCAGTGTGTGTCAGCCGAGTCCCCCCAGCAGTGCATGGAACGAATCCAG GCTGGGCAGATTGACGCTGTGACCCTAAAGGGCGAGGACATTTACACAGCAGGGAAGACATATGGGCTGGTCCCAGCAGCCGGGGAGCACTATACCC gggaggaCAGTAGTAACTCGTACTTCGTGGTGGCCGTGGTGAAGCGGAACAGTTCCTATGCCTTCACCCTGGATGAGCTGCGGGGCAAGCGCTCCTGCCACCCGGGCTTCGGCAGCCCCGCGGGCTGGGACATCCCTGTGGGCGCCCTCGTGCAGAGGGGCTTCATCCGGCCCAGGGACTGCGACGTCCTCACAG cGGTGAGTGAGTTCTTCAGTGCCAGCTGTGTGCCTGTGAACAACCCCAAAAACTACCCCTCCTCACTGTGTGCACTCTGCGTGGGGGATGAGCAAGGCCGCAACAAGTGTGTGGGCAGCAGCCAGGAGAGGTACTACGGCCACAGTGGCGCCTTCAG GTGCCTGGTTGAGAATGCAGGGGACGTTGCCTTTGTCAAGCACACGACGGTCTTTGACAATACAAATG GCCACAGTTCTGAGCCCTGGGCTGCTGAGCTCATGTCAGAGGACTATGAGCTGCTGTGTCCCAATGGGGCCCGGGCTGAGGTGACCCAGTTTGCAGCCTGTAACCTGGCACAGATACCATCCCATGCTGTCATGGTCCGTCCAGACACCAACATCTTCACTGTGTATGGACTGCTGGACAAGGCCCAG GACCTCTTTGGAGATGACCACAATAAGAATGGGTTCAAAATGTTCGACTCCTCCAGCTATCATGGCCAAGACCTGCTTTTCAAGGATGCCACCGTCCGGGTGGTACCTGTGGGAGAAAAGACGACATATCGTAGCTGGCTGGGCCCCGACTACGTGGTGGCTCTGGAAGGGATGCTGTCTCAGCAGTGCTCAGGCACAG CGACCGCGGCCTCCAGGGTCTCcctactcctgctgctgctcccgCTGACCCTCACGGCCAgcctcctccagccctgcctctgA
- the MELTF gene encoding melanotransferrin isoform X1, whose product MRGSSVALWLLLTLRLFLTLRTVLGGMEVRWCTISDPEQQKCSDMSKAFQQAGIQPSVLCVQGTSADHCVQLITQAQEADAITLDGGAIYQAGKEHGLKPVVGEVYDQEIGTSYYAVAVVKRGSQVTINTLKGMKSCHTGINRTVGWNVPVGYLVESGRLSVMGCDVLRAVSDYFGGSCVPGAGETSYSESLCRLCRGDSTGEGVCDKSPLERYYDYSGAFRCLAEGAGDVAFVKHSTVLENTDGKTLPSWGQALLSQDFELLCQDGTRADVTEWRQCHLARVPAHAVVVRADTDGGLIFRLLNEGQRLFSHEGSSFHMFSSEAYGQKNLLFKDATSELVPIATQTYEAWLGREYLHAMKGLLCDPNRLPHYLRWCVLSTPEIQKCGDMAVAFSRQRLKPEIQCVSAESPQQCMERIQAGQIDAVTLKGEDIYTAGKTYGLVPAAGEHYTREDSSNSYFVVAVVKRNSSYAFTLDELRGKRSCHPGFGSPAGWDIPVGALVQRGFIRPRDCDVLTAVSEFFSASCVPVNNPKNYPSSLCALCVGDEQGRNKCVGSSQERYYGHSGAFRCLVENAGDVAFVKHTTVFDNTNGHSSEPWAAELMSEDYELLCPNGARAEVTQFAACNLAQIPSHAVMVRPDTNIFTVYGLLDKAQDLFGDDHNKNGFKMFDSSSYHGQDLLFKDATVRVVPVGEKTTYRSWLGPDYVVALEGMLSQQCSGTATAASRVSLLLLLLPLTLTASLLQPCL is encoded by the exons CAGGCCCAGGAGGCTGATGCCATCActctggatggaggagccatTTACCAGGCGGGGAAGGAGCACGGCCTGAAGCCTGTGGTGGGCGAGGTTTACGATCAAG AGATTGGTACCTCCTATTATGCCGTAGCTGTGGTCAAGAGGGGCTCCCAGGTGACCATCAACACCCTGAAAGGCATGAAGTCCTGCCACACGGGCATCAACCGGACGGTGGGCTGGAACGTGCCCGTGGGCTACCTGGTAGAGAGCGGCCGCCTCTCGGTGATGGGCTGTGATGTGCTCAGAG ctgtcagTGACTATTTTGGGGGCAGCTGTGTCCCGGGGGCAGGAGAGACCAGTTACTCAGAGTCCCTCTGTCGCCTCTGCCGGGGCGACTCCACTGGGGAAGGAGTGTGTGACAAGAGCCCCCTGGAGAGATACTACGACTACAGCGGGGCCTTCCG GTGCCTGGCAGAAGGGGCCGGGGACGTGGCCTTTgtgaagcacagcacagtgctggAGAACACAGATG GGAAAACCCTGCCCTCCTGGGGCCAGGCCTTGCTGTCACAGGACTTTGAGCTGCTGTGCCAGGACGGCACCAGGGCTGATGTCACCGAATGGAGGCAATGCCACTTGGCTCGGGTACCAGCTCACGCCGTGGTGGTCCGGGCTGACACAGATGGAGGCCTCATCTTCCGGCTGCTCAACGAAGGCCAG CGTCTGTTCAGCCATGAGGGTAGCAGCTTCCACATGTTCAGCTCTGAGGCCTATGGCCAGAAGAACCTGCTATTCAAAGACGCCACCTCCGAGCTGGTGCCCATCGCCACGCAGACCTATGAGGCATGGCTGGGCCGCGAATACCTGCATGCCATGAAGGGTCTCCTCTGTGACCCCAACC GACTGCCCCATTACCTGCGCTGGTGTGTGCTGTCCACACCCGAGATCCAGAAGTGTGGAGACATGGCTGTGGCCTTCAGCCGGCAGAGGCTCAAGCCAGAGATCCAGTGTGTGTCAGCCGAGTCCCCCCAGCAGTGCATGGAACGAATCCAG GCTGGGCAGATTGACGCTGTGACCCTAAAGGGCGAGGACATTTACACAGCAGGGAAGACATATGGGCTGGTCCCAGCAGCCGGGGAGCACTATACCC gggaggaCAGTAGTAACTCGTACTTCGTGGTGGCCGTGGTGAAGCGGAACAGTTCCTATGCCTTCACCCTGGATGAGCTGCGGGGCAAGCGCTCCTGCCACCCGGGCTTCGGCAGCCCCGCGGGCTGGGACATCCCTGTGGGCGCCCTCGTGCAGAGGGGCTTCATCCGGCCCAGGGACTGCGACGTCCTCACAG cGGTGAGTGAGTTCTTCAGTGCCAGCTGTGTGCCTGTGAACAACCCCAAAAACTACCCCTCCTCACTGTGTGCACTCTGCGTGGGGGATGAGCAAGGCCGCAACAAGTGTGTGGGCAGCAGCCAGGAGAGGTACTACGGCCACAGTGGCGCCTTCAG GTGCCTGGTTGAGAATGCAGGGGACGTTGCCTTTGTCAAGCACACGACGGTCTTTGACAATACAAATG GCCACAGTTCTGAGCCCTGGGCTGCTGAGCTCATGTCAGAGGACTATGAGCTGCTGTGTCCCAATGGGGCCCGGGCTGAGGTGACCCAGTTTGCAGCCTGTAACCTGGCACAGATACCATCCCATGCTGTCATGGTCCGTCCAGACACCAACATCTTCACTGTGTATGGACTGCTGGACAAGGCCCAG GACCTCTTTGGAGATGACCACAATAAGAATGGGTTCAAAATGTTCGACTCCTCCAGCTATCATGGCCAAGACCTGCTTTTCAAGGATGCCACCGTCCGGGTGGTACCTGTGGGAGAAAAGACGACATATCGTAGCTGGCTGGGCCCCGACTACGTGGTGGCTCTGGAAGGGATGCTGTCTCAGCAGTGCTCAGGCACAG CGACCGCGGCCTCCAGGGTCTCcctactcctgctgctgctcccgCTGACCCTCACGGCCAgcctcctccagccctgcctctgA
- the MELTF gene encoding melanotransferrin isoform X3, protein MRGSSVALWLLLTLRLFLTLRTEIGTSYYAVAVVKRGSQVTINTLKGMKSCHTGINRTVGWNVPVGYLVESGRLSVMGCDVLRAVSDYFGGSCVPGAGETSYSESLCRLCRGDSTGEGVCDKSPLERYYDYSGAFRCLAEGAGDVAFVKHSTVLENTDGKTLPSWGQALLSQDFELLCQDGTRADVTEWRQCHLARVPAHAVVVRADTDGGLIFRLLNEGQRLFSHEGSSFHMFSSEAYGQKNLLFKDATSELVPIATQTYEAWLGREYLHAMKGLLCDPNRLPHYLRWCVLSTPEIQKCGDMAVAFSRQRLKPEIQCVSAESPQQCMERIQAGQIDAVTLKGEDIYTAGKTYGLVPAAGEHYTREDSSNSYFVVAVVKRNSSYAFTLDELRGKRSCHPGFGSPAGWDIPVGALVQRGFIRPRDCDVLTAVSEFFSASCVPVNNPKNYPSSLCALCVGDEQGRNKCVGSSQERYYGHSGAFRCLVENAGDVAFVKHTTVFDNTNGHSSEPWAAELMSEDYELLCPNGARAEVTQFAACNLAQIPSHAVMVRPDTNIFTVYGLLDKAQDLFGDDHNKNGFKMFDSSSYHGQDLLFKDATVRVVPVGEKTTYRSWLGPDYVVALEGMLSQQCSGTATAASRVSLLLLLLPLTLTASLLQPCL, encoded by the exons AGATTGGTACCTCCTATTATGCCGTAGCTGTGGTCAAGAGGGGCTCCCAGGTGACCATCAACACCCTGAAAGGCATGAAGTCCTGCCACACGGGCATCAACCGGACGGTGGGCTGGAACGTGCCCGTGGGCTACCTGGTAGAGAGCGGCCGCCTCTCGGTGATGGGCTGTGATGTGCTCAGAG ctgtcagTGACTATTTTGGGGGCAGCTGTGTCCCGGGGGCAGGAGAGACCAGTTACTCAGAGTCCCTCTGTCGCCTCTGCCGGGGCGACTCCACTGGGGAAGGAGTGTGTGACAAGAGCCCCCTGGAGAGATACTACGACTACAGCGGGGCCTTCCG GTGCCTGGCAGAAGGGGCCGGGGACGTGGCCTTTgtgaagcacagcacagtgctggAGAACACAGATG GGAAAACCCTGCCCTCCTGGGGCCAGGCCTTGCTGTCACAGGACTTTGAGCTGCTGTGCCAGGACGGCACCAGGGCTGATGTCACCGAATGGAGGCAATGCCACTTGGCTCGGGTACCAGCTCACGCCGTGGTGGTCCGGGCTGACACAGATGGAGGCCTCATCTTCCGGCTGCTCAACGAAGGCCAG CGTCTGTTCAGCCATGAGGGTAGCAGCTTCCACATGTTCAGCTCTGAGGCCTATGGCCAGAAGAACCTGCTATTCAAAGACGCCACCTCCGAGCTGGTGCCCATCGCCACGCAGACCTATGAGGCATGGCTGGGCCGCGAATACCTGCATGCCATGAAGGGTCTCCTCTGTGACCCCAACC GACTGCCCCATTACCTGCGCTGGTGTGTGCTGTCCACACCCGAGATCCAGAAGTGTGGAGACATGGCTGTGGCCTTCAGCCGGCAGAGGCTCAAGCCAGAGATCCAGTGTGTGTCAGCCGAGTCCCCCCAGCAGTGCATGGAACGAATCCAG GCTGGGCAGATTGACGCTGTGACCCTAAAGGGCGAGGACATTTACACAGCAGGGAAGACATATGGGCTGGTCCCAGCAGCCGGGGAGCACTATACCC gggaggaCAGTAGTAACTCGTACTTCGTGGTGGCCGTGGTGAAGCGGAACAGTTCCTATGCCTTCACCCTGGATGAGCTGCGGGGCAAGCGCTCCTGCCACCCGGGCTTCGGCAGCCCCGCGGGCTGGGACATCCCTGTGGGCGCCCTCGTGCAGAGGGGCTTCATCCGGCCCAGGGACTGCGACGTCCTCACAG cGGTGAGTGAGTTCTTCAGTGCCAGCTGTGTGCCTGTGAACAACCCCAAAAACTACCCCTCCTCACTGTGTGCACTCTGCGTGGGGGATGAGCAAGGCCGCAACAAGTGTGTGGGCAGCAGCCAGGAGAGGTACTACGGCCACAGTGGCGCCTTCAG GTGCCTGGTTGAGAATGCAGGGGACGTTGCCTTTGTCAAGCACACGACGGTCTTTGACAATACAAATG GCCACAGTTCTGAGCCCTGGGCTGCTGAGCTCATGTCAGAGGACTATGAGCTGCTGTGTCCCAATGGGGCCCGGGCTGAGGTGACCCAGTTTGCAGCCTGTAACCTGGCACAGATACCATCCCATGCTGTCATGGTCCGTCCAGACACCAACATCTTCACTGTGTATGGACTGCTGGACAAGGCCCAG GACCTCTTTGGAGATGACCACAATAAGAATGGGTTCAAAATGTTCGACTCCTCCAGCTATCATGGCCAAGACCTGCTTTTCAAGGATGCCACCGTCCGGGTGGTACCTGTGGGAGAAAAGACGACATATCGTAGCTGGCTGGGCCCCGACTACGTGGTGGCTCTGGAAGGGATGCTGTCTCAGCAGTGCTCAGGCACAG CGACCGCGGCCTCCAGGGTCTCcctactcctgctgctgctcccgCTGACCCTCACGGCCAgcctcctccagccctgcctctgA